The genome window CTATTGCTATATCTAGTATGGCAAATATTGTTATGTCGATAATTGGCAACTATCTCAAATAGAAATCACAAAGAATTTTTTACCCATAATCAATTAAGAAAAAATATTTTAGATATAATTCGCTTTTGCAATTTGCTAGTATTTTTATAGATTCTTAGATGTTTTAGATTGACATTAATATATCATTTAAAGTATGTAAACCTTTGCAAGGTTCCTTTTAGGTAAAGAAATTTAAAATCAACTTTATAATAGTAAGTTTGGTTTCGATAGAGCTATTTAGGTAATGCTTTAGATTGCTCTGATTGATCTTTAAGAGTGAGAATGGCTTAATGTAATCAAGTTTTTGAGATAGATGTATAGTGGATGAGAGAATATGTTTGAATTTGTAAACCGTTGTTCAACGTATAAGAAAGTATATCGGATTTGAAATTGTAAGGAGGAGTTTTGATATTTTGATTTTTTAGATGAGTTAATGGAATTCCAGAAGCCATAATAATCCAAGTAATTGGTGATTAGTGCTAGAAGAATTTATAAGATGTTCATTAATTAGAATGAGGTTCGTAATTTTTATCGGTTTTGACTGTTTGAAAGTCTGAATTTGGTGTATACATAGACTATTGTATTATGTTTTAATTTATTTTATAAATTCATCCTCACCTAAATTTCATAGAAATTATAGGTGGAATATTCTTTGTTATTTTTTTGATAAATATTATTAATTTATAATTATTTAATGTTAGACTTTTATTTATAGTGTTACCTTACCTTCTAGACTAGAAATATAGTAAATGTTAATAAGGTATTTCATTGTTTTACGCGAAAAAATCTAATAAAGTGTTGCTAATTTAAAAGAAGGAGAAATAGTGCTATTTTATATAGCACTATAAATATAATAATTAATTATGAAAAGCATAGTTGATGGGATGGGCCTAAACTATACACAAAAGTTAGTAATAATAAATTGCCTAAATCTTGATCCAATAATAAACCTAAATTTCAATTTACTTACAAAACCAAACGTTTACTTGTTCTCAAGATGTTTTTCTGCAAATTTAACACTAGGAGAATTAAAATTGACTGCCGAGTTTGCTGCTTCTCCTTTAGCCTTAATAGTCTTAGCTATTGTTGTTAAGCCTTCATTAATAGCTTTTAGTACCAACCGAGATAAAGCATCAACAGTTTTATTGGCAGCATTTTTAACAAGAGCTCTGATAGCATCACCATCACCACTTGGTTCTCGACCCATTTTCACAGCAAACTTTCCGTTTTTAGCCATTCCCCTCAAAACAATAGCGGCTGCAATCTGAGTATCTTTTTCCATATTGCCCGTGAATGCAGTAGCATCCAAATTGTCATCTCCCCCAATGGCAGCTTCAATCGGATTTGTAGCTTCATTGGCATTCTTTCCCTCTGGTACCTCACCACTTTCAACAGTCTTGGCAGCAGCAACAATAGCTCCTAATATCTGCTTCCCACTAGCATTTTTAACAGCCTCAGCAGCCTTCTTAATATTCTCTGGATTAGCTCCACCTCCAATCTCATCAGGTGGAATAACACCACTATCAATAACTTTACCACCCTGATCACCCTGTTTCCCAGAGAACATCTTGCCCGCTTCCTTATTGTTACTATCGATGCTTGACTTTGTAGCTTTATCACCTTCAGCTTTTAATTCATCAGCAATACCGGCCGCCTCAACAATCTTCTTTATTCCTTTAGCAATCTCGACAACACTTTTTACATCAGCTTTGGTTGCTACATTACCACTACTCTTAACCTCGACAACTTCTCCCATAGCTTCAGTTGCAGTTTCGGCTACAGTCTCAACAATAGTATTAGCAGCATTTATCATTTTCCCTATCATATCGTTAATTTTACTTATTTCATTATCAACAGGGTTTACTGTGCTATTATCTTCTTTAGCAGTATCAGTATTATTTTCCTCTGTTGTCTTAACACTTTCTTCACTAATTAATTTAGCAAATTTATCTTTGGCTTTATTTAATGTTTTAGCCATGCTATTAAAATAATTTTTTACCTCAGATTTTTTTGGGTTTGGGTTAAGGCTTGGAAAGCCATCAATCAACCCATCAAATGAGGTAAATTTTGGGGTTTGGATTGAATTAATAGCTTTTCTAGTATCGCTTTTACAATTGATAAAAACAAGAAAAACTATTGTAAAAATTGCACTTGATATTTTTTTCATATAGTATCCTTAATAAAAAGTATAAGAATATCATCTTAACTTAAAATTGGTGATTTAGCAAGTTTATTGGCTATATAAAAGACATACATAATAATTTAAGAACTCTTTAAG of Borreliella garinii contains these proteins:
- a CDS encoding variable large family protein, which codes for MKKISSAIFTIVFLVFINCKSDTRKAINSIQTPKFTSFDGLIDGFPSLNPNPKKSEVKNYFNSMAKTLNKAKDKFAKLISEESVKTTEENNTDTAKEDNSTVNPVDNEISKINDMIGKMINAANTIVETVAETATEAMGEVVEVKSSGNVATKADVKSVVEIAKGIKKIVEAAGIADELKAEGDKATKSSIDSNNKEAGKMFSGKQGDQGGKVIDSGVIPPDEIGGGANPENIKKAAEAVKNASGKQILGAIVAAAKTVESGEVPEGKNANEATNPIEAAIGGDDNLDATAFTGNMEKDTQIAAAIVLRGMAKNGKFAVKMGREPSGDGDAIRALVKNAANKTVDALSRLVLKAINEGLTTIAKTIKAKGEAANSAVNFNSPSVKFAEKHLENK